A region of Subtercola boreus DNA encodes the following proteins:
- a CDS encoding DUF349 domain-containing protein, whose protein sequence is MMSSDQQPWGRVDETGTVYLREPSGERVVGQFPDGTPEEALAYFERKYTDLAGQVTLLEQRVKRGASASDVSKAVSSLSSAIETANAIGDLASLKRRVDALTEVVSSLTEKQNEESKAQLTDAIAVRTAIVEEVEALAAEDPAKAQWKQVTARLDDMFARWQKHQQEGPRLPRTEAGELWKRFRDARTIVEGHRKAFFAELDSTHRDARTKKQQLVERAEALIPKGADAVNAYRDLLTEWKNAGRAGKRVDDTLWDKFKAAGDLIYAARTEVVAKDDEEFAGNLTLKLDLLTEAEPLLTETDRTVARERLTSIQRRWDEIGKVPRDQVRAVDERLRKVEAAVRKLDDDFWQKNNPEKKARAEGLAGQLTDAIAKLQGEIDAAKAAGDAAKVTELQEALDARKVWLDALG, encoded by the coding sequence GTGATGAGTAGTGACCAACAGCCCTGGGGCCGCGTTGACGAGACCGGAACGGTCTATCTTCGCGAGCCGTCCGGAGAGCGTGTCGTCGGCCAGTTTCCCGACGGCACACCCGAGGAGGCGCTCGCCTATTTCGAGCGCAAGTACACCGACCTCGCCGGCCAGGTGACCCTGCTCGAACAGCGGGTGAAGCGTGGCGCGTCCGCCTCCGATGTGAGTAAGGCCGTGTCATCCCTCTCCAGTGCCATCGAGACGGCCAATGCGATCGGTGACCTCGCCTCGCTGAAGCGGCGGGTGGATGCTCTCACCGAGGTCGTCTCGTCGCTCACCGAGAAGCAGAACGAGGAATCCAAGGCGCAGCTGACCGACGCCATCGCCGTGCGCACGGCGATCGTCGAGGAGGTCGAGGCCCTTGCCGCCGAAGACCCCGCCAAGGCGCAGTGGAAGCAGGTCACAGCCCGCCTCGACGACATGTTCGCTCGCTGGCAGAAGCACCAGCAGGAGGGGCCGCGGCTCCCCCGCACCGAGGCCGGTGAACTGTGGAAGCGGTTCCGCGACGCCCGCACGATCGTCGAGGGGCATCGCAAGGCGTTCTTCGCCGAGCTCGACAGCACTCACCGCGACGCCCGCACGAAGAAGCAGCAGCTCGTCGAACGAGCTGAGGCCCTGATCCCGAAGGGCGCCGACGCCGTCAACGCCTATCGCGACCTCCTGACGGAGTGGAAGAACGCGGGCCGCGCCGGAAAGCGCGTCGACGACACCCTGTGGGACAAGTTCAAGGCCGCGGGCGACCTCATCTACGCCGCCCGCACCGAGGTCGTCGCGAAAGACGACGAGGAGTTCGCGGGAAACTTGACGCTGAAACTCGACCTGCTGACCGAGGCCGAGCCGCTCCTCACCGAGACCGACCGTACTGTCGCCCGGGAACGTCTCACCTCGATCCAGCGTCGCTGGGACGAGATCGGCAAGGTCCCGCGCGACCAGGTCCGGGCCGTCGACGAGCGTCTCCGCAAGGTCGAGGCAGCCGTCCGCAAGCTGGACGACGACTTCTGGCAGAAGAACAACCCCGAGAAGAAGGCCCGCGCCGAAGGCCTCGCCGGCCAGCTGACCGACGCGATCGCGAAGCTTCAGGGCGAGATCGACGCGGCGAAGGCTGCCGGGGACGCGGCGAAGGTGACGGAGCTGCAAGAGGCTCTGGATGCCCGGAAGGTCTGGCTCGACGCACTGGGTTAG
- a CDS encoding peptidylprolyl isomerase, whose product MAPSNSEREARESKQRLRNYQARQTVHASQVTRRRRDNLVSVIVVIVVVIVAIVVQVFYFSGGPGAPVPSPSSSATPEPTASPSASPSSTENTGDVPPTSVAEGRDWTGTMTINEIPLALSLDGVAAPQAVSSFISLVQAGFYTGLTCHRLTTTGIFVLQCGDPNGDGSGGPGYSYGPVENAPADNVYPAGTLAMARQGNNGYSNGSQFFIVYADSTIPSDTAGGYTVLGRITGGLDQLQSGVIAAGVTGGTETPAVPTTITDVTVQ is encoded by the coding sequence GTGGCACCGAGCAATTCTGAGCGTGAAGCACGGGAGTCGAAGCAGCGGCTCCGCAACTACCAGGCCCGGCAGACCGTGCATGCGTCGCAGGTGACGAGGCGACGCCGCGACAACCTCGTCTCGGTGATCGTCGTCATCGTCGTGGTCATCGTCGCAATCGTCGTGCAGGTCTTCTACTTCTCCGGTGGCCCCGGCGCTCCCGTGCCCTCACCGTCCTCCTCGGCAACCCCTGAGCCCACGGCATCCCCGTCGGCCTCTCCGAGTTCGACGGAGAACACCGGTGACGTGCCGCCGACCTCCGTGGCCGAGGGCCGCGACTGGACCGGCACGATGACGATCAACGAGATCCCGCTCGCGCTCTCCCTCGACGGTGTCGCAGCCCCGCAGGCCGTCTCCTCGTTCATCTCCCTCGTGCAGGCCGGGTTCTACACCGGCCTCACCTGCCACCGGCTGACCACCACCGGCATCTTCGTGCTGCAGTGCGGCGACCCGAACGGCGACGGCAGCGGCGGTCCCGGCTACTCCTACGGTCCCGTCGAGAACGCCCCGGCCGACAATGTCTACCCCGCCGGCACGCTCGCCATGGCGCGGCAGGGCAACAACGGCTACAGCAACGGCAGCCAGTTCTTCATCGTCTACGCCGACTCCACCATCCCGTCGGACACCGCCGGTGGCTACACCGTGCTCGGCCGGATCACCGGTGGGCTCGACCAGCTGCAGAGCGGCGTCATCGCGGCAGGCGTGACGGGCGGTACGGAGACCCCGGCCGTTCCGACCACTATCACCGACGTCACCGTGCAGTAA